The genomic DNA tttgttaacagttaatttataattatgaacatatatatcaatgataactcaagttaACACAGACGTGCAGActgctgggctggtgataccctcagggaaataaatctccaccagcagtggcatcgacctagtggttgcaaataaacttatcatagataccaggatcaaaattttatatttacgccagacgcgcgtttcgtctaaaaaggGCTCATCAGTGCAATCGTatcaaaaaatggttaaaaggCTAAAtagagtacaaagttgaagagcaggACCAAAAActcttaaaagttttgccaaatacagctaaggtaatctattgtAAAGCCAATTATACATTACATAGACAAAGGAAaggttgtaaaaaaatatagaatataaaatacaaactGTAATATTATTTCGGTTTGACTATGATATCATCTGGTTTATTTCAGCCTTGGTAGGCTCTGCCTTTACAGAAGACCAGGAACCAGCGTTTGCCAACCTGCGACTGTTCCAGGCTCTGGGGTTCACTGTGGGATATCTATATAATGTACATCTATGTGAATACATCAAACTTTATATAGCAGCAGGGACGTTAATTGTGTCCATGATATTTGTGGCTATAGTAGAAATCAGGATCCGCCTGAAGAACAAACCAGATGAAAGATTAATTTAACTCTTTTTTCATTTCACGCTTTAAAATGCATGTACTCATCTAATCTTTtaaatatctatatacatataatgAGTTGTGGGGTTAATAACAACAACGCAAATGACCAAAAAGGAGACTTTTGGTGTACTTTAAATCAGTCATTTCGTTTTgattattatcattttctaaatcttttggaaatcaaatgtttatataCGCAATTTTATTCCTTTGAAAAATTATCGAAATTAACTTTAAGTCATATGaaactttaaatataacatcaaaactacaagaagcttttaaattttttatcattaagaTAAACATTGTCTGATGAACAATTTGAATGCCCTCGTAGGTATTTTTCTCATTCTAAAattgtctatttcattttttttaaatccttgttgcaataaaaacatttaactaAAATTTGTACATCGTTCCTTTTGTTACCTTGTATAATGTACGAACAGCTAGGTAGCCTTGAGATTTTCCGTTGATATGTAAACCTTGGAGGATCAAAAGGGTTTGTCGGCCATTCTGCTTGTGTTCGTTGGTATTTCACCTTGGACAACATGATAACATTTGAATTGATATTTACTTAATTAGCATGTTTGACCATTATAAAACATTGATACATGGACATTctcattttgaaattgaatttgtatttgaaTTGCGTACGTTTCAAAATATggttattctttttaaaaagtaaaacaatgaaAGAAAGAAAGTTTAAGTTgctattaattttgtaaaaagaagtTACAAGACTTGAATAACAACGCAAAAGACATGTCCAGTACATAATGTCAATATCATAATTATCCAGTAATTCTATAAAGATAACAAGATTTCAGTAATCTTGAAGGCGTCCTGGAGTTGGCCGGTCATAAGTTTACACATCTACGATGAAATGAATACGTACAACAgatgtacaatttaattaaggtctttccttttactaaagggaaagaccttactgtatttcttctgattattattattattattattattattaaggtctttccttttacaaaagggaaagaccttactgtatttcttctgtttattattattattattattattattattctttttccgccaaactttgacaaatttagccgcgttaaccgtaagacgtgtcgctttcatgttcacactttgtattggtgtcatgaatacctatccggaactcaccctgtgagtctaaatattttgtcggttcggagtaatccctccgaaaccaaaaaaccttgttatcgttccaacaccgtaaccgtaagaGGTAGAAAAAAAgcgaagggtgaaatttgttcaggaccagaccctggttcttcgttacatttggatagaaaggattcaacgactcattggtagggttatgcccctatgaaaattaaccggtgtcggttgaccaccaaaactcagaaaccgtaagtcgtagacacctaggatcttcaccattcatcatcaattcatgtgactttgaaaaatacctcaaggtcaaatgtgtatgttgaccttgacctttgaccttacaccttgttatgggataatttcagaaaccattatacttatAGAAGTTTtgaatagtggaaaatgtttggatCATTaaggcgcaactttgttacattttgaccgaagagatttgacctttctgtaaggggcataacccctgatttaggtttctgaaaagacaaaatcagcttttactatataaccaaaggtcctagacccatggggtcttcagcaatgacattggggactaatgaccttgacaaaggtcaaaaggtcaaaggtcaaggtcatgtcccatatagcgaattatgtgtttttgaccttatttaaaggattttcagtgtgttttaaagcttttcaatacattctacgtctgtttgaacatgtattttacattacaaaaggaaagacctctcaattgttcaagaacaattgacagtttaattattattattattctttttgttccgccaaactttgacaaaatttccctccgtaaccgtaagacgtgtcgctttcatgttcacactttgtatcggtgtcatgaatacctatccggaactcaccctgtgagtcgaaatattttgtcggttcggagtaatccctccgaaacccaaaaaccttgttatcgttccaacaccgtaaccgtaataggtagaaaaaaaatgaagggtgaaatttgttcaggaccagaccccggttcttcgttacatttggatcgaaaagattcaacgactcattggtagggttatgcccctatgaaaattaaccggtgtcggttggccaccaaaactcagaaaccgttaGTCGTAGACACATAGGattttcaccaatcatcatcatttcatgtatctttaaaaaatacctcaaggtcaaatttgtatgttgaccttgacctttgacctaacaccttgttatgggatgatctcagaaaccattatacttacagaagttttaaatggtggaaaatgtttgggtcattatggcgcaactttgttacattttgaccaaagagatttgacctttctataaggggcataacccctgttttaggtttctgaaaagCCAAAATCcgcttttactatataaccaaaggtcctagacccttggggtcttcagtaatggcattggggaccaatgaccttgacaaaggtcaaaaggtcaaaggtcaaggtcatgtcccagatagcgtatttagtgtttttaaccttatttaaaggatttttagtgtgttttcgagctttttatggttgaccttgaccttttcaatacattctacgtctgttgaaacatgtattttacattacgaaaaggaaagacctctcaattgttcaagaacaattgacagtttaatttaatattgatttacaAAACTATTGATAACAGAAAGCGCATTCCgaaaaaagtgtattttagaTACTGTGACTCTTATAACCATCAAACTTAATAATGGAAGTTGTCCACGAAAAACAAAATTCACACAAAGAAGACGTAAGGGAACAAAAAAGGAAGCTCTTATTCAATTTTGTGACAATATGCTTTATATGGCTGTTCATTTTTACGGCATATTCTGGATTGCAAAACTTAGAGGCGGCAGTAAATGCTGAAACTGGACTTTATTCGTTGGCAGCAGTGACTTCCGGCGGAGTTATTTCCTGTCTCGTAGCTCCGACAGTTATAAGTTATATTGGATCTAAAGGAGCTCTTATTGTTGCATGTATTTGTCAGTGTATTTTTGTAGCCGCTAACTACTACCCAAAACCGTATATCTTGATAACAGGCGGTGCCATTGTCGGTCTGTCTTCGGGACTTTTATGGACGGCGCAATCATGCTATGTGACAATGATTGCCTTAGACTATCACAAAATAACCGGAGAATCGTTAGAAGCAATACTCAGTAgattttttggaatatttttcaTGGCTTTTCAAAGCACACAAGTTTGGGGCAATCTTATTTCGTCAGCAGTGTTCCAGCTAGGCGGTGCATCGACGGAACAGACTAACAACACTTTTTGTGGTGCTCAGTATTGCCCCTCTGAGCAGACGATCAGTAACGAAAATGAGACTTCTGAATCTGTCGTTAGACCGGACCAACATTTAGAAGTTACtctaataagtatatatttaggGATCACATTCATTGGTTTACTCCTCACAGTGTTTGTTCttaaaccaatcaaatcatCCATGAGTGACAAGTATTCTACTTTAAAGGAACGATTAGCTGCTAATTTGAAACTACTTTTTACCGATCTAAATATGGCCATGATAATTCCGTTCGCACTTTATACAGGCATGGAGCAGGTTATGATGTTTGCTCAGTTTACAACAGTAAGTATATACTGAAGAACAAAATTTTGGCAACACCAAGGATACAAATCCATGGTAACAtgtattcaaattagaaaacatAGAATGAGAAATTTTCAAAGTTGCGGAAataaattttccatattttttttttggattaaaGAGTGTTATTCATTTGCCTATGAAACAAATttccaccaaaattcaaatgaagtggatatataataatcaattataggtgaacgaccttcaacaatcagaaaaaaaaacatactttaaTAATAGCCGACTTAAAAAGGCCCAggtatgaaaaatatgaaacaattgagAAACACTGGCGGCCTAATTCATAAccaaacaatttacaaaacaaaaatatttcagaaacgAGCTAACAACAATCATTCAATATAAAGCTCTGGTTTGGGTATACATTTGGATACATAGAATGGGACGGATGTAATTTGTTTGAAAGCGCCAATTCTCCCAAATTCCGGAACAGTGGTGAAACAGAACAACATAAAAcaaccttaaaaatatgttgaaaacaCATCTAACAAAAGCTCAGACCGGACTTGGTAGAGAATGTATTTATCGCTTATAACTAGAAAAGGCTCAAAGAACAGTTCCGATAGAtagttcaaaacaaaataattacattggatgtatgtttcattataatacgttattctgataggctaattgcacatcacatgttattccgtaagcaattgtatgagacaataacatttcattcatgatgacacgaggtcccacaataaagtgcacaggtgaatttaaaaattaaacttcatgaaaatcgtgtttttataattctagctaaaaaatgtaattataagtattgaatgcttctttttgtaactttatagggttgtaaaagcgttgaccgtgcgtaaatttttagaatgaagcgcttccgcgcttcatacaaaatgtacttcggtcaacgcttttacaccccaataaatttacaaaaagaagcattcaattcttaattaaaagataaaatctcATACCGGTATATCTAAGATTAAAATCTCAATCAATTAATTGCTGGAGTGTATTCGTTCatttgtaaatatgtggcaTATCCATTTTCCTTCAATGTTTTGCATGTCTACTAATACTTTGACTTATAGATATGAATATAATGTAGACCTGTTTATTTTCCAGTCATTCGTCGCCTGTAAGCTTGGTATAGAATGGATTGGTTATACTATGATCTGCTTTGGCGTTTGTGATACAGTTGGATCTCTTCTAGTTGGAATAATAGCCAAATATACCGGAAGACTAGTATTGTTCTTTTTCAGCGGTTTCTTAAATTTAGGTGTCCTGATTTTTCTACGTGTATGGTCGTTAAGCGGCGAGGTCCCATTTGAACTTTTCTTTGTTATACCAGCTGTATGGGGACTAGCAGACGCAGTATGGCAAGCTCAGAGCGATGgtatgtttacaaataatagtTATTTACATTGCTCACTTATGAAGATTGTCGGGACAATGTTCATTGTCCATCAACAATTTATAGTTTACAGCAAGATCCGAAATTCCGTTACTGTAACATTAGTGTGTTGctgaaatatacataaatagacATTTTAGCTATAACCATTCAGACAAATGCAGTCGTTTGTTATAAAGCAGGGGCGTAGCTGCCGTAAGGCACTATAGGCACGTGCCTACACAtaaattttcacaaatattttttttttattaaaaaaaaataattaacaacgGTATCTGTCAAAACTCTTTGATTATCGCATTTCATCTGTACACTAGCTTCTCGTTCTTATAGTGTACGAAATATTGGATAGAAATGAATGTCAGTATGATTTTACCTTATATAGAATCTATAAACTAGAACTTTAGTTGGTTCAGATCATTTCACTTCTATTAACAAGAACTTGAATAAACCTCAACTTAGACACAGGAgggttttattttaattagttGTTGTTAGTTTTCAATTAGCTTTCCACTTTGCCTTCACCCGACTTGCCAATGTTGGTTGTCCGCTTGACTGTGCAGGATGTATAACTACGCAGTCACGTCAGGTCAGAATGAGGACATTAAATCCAATGCCTAGTTGTAGAGAGAATGCCACTCTTTGATGAGGAGTTAGTAGTTGGTTTACAgaaaggcaaaatttctgctCCTATCCAATAATCCCTCATTTTCCAATGcatggcattttcaaatttccagACCTTCGTCCTGGACCTAGCTCcctgttgtatttattgtaaaaaaaattgtccaaattcCTAAGCAGGTACGGATTTTACAGAAGAGGATGTAAAGAAATACgaatttcttgaatttttttacgATGGAATGAACAGAACAGAACTGTGTGTATGTGTTTGTGTGTCTGTGGTAAAggtttaagaataaaaaaatattgatgtttttttgtctaGCCAAAAGGATAGttttattataatgtaatatcagtcaCGGTTTACGTGgtgccttattttttttttatgaaggaTCGTcacaatatttactattaattgagttatacgtatatatatatatcaatcagaacggaataaatatgaaaataccaAACAGGGTGTACTGCTTAATTAAAGGGATACGCTGATCTACGCTGGGcagtgcatatatatattgtaatttttccCCCATATTTCCTGCGTTATCTAATTCATTAGTCAGATAACTCATAATTCTTCGAACTTTTcatcatgtatattataattatcatgaataaataaccagtaaatttaatatttttgttcataaaattaTGCAGCTGCAATGCTGAAAACCGTTTTCCGTCGGGGGGCTTCGACCCCCTGAACCCCCTACCAGGGCTCTGCCCTGGACCTACTGGGGGCCTTGAGCGGCCCCCAGACCCCCTGCCGATTGGTGCCTACAGTTTGCTGGATATCTAGCTACGCCCATGTAAAGTATAGTTCCATAGTGGTAGAAAGATCGCAAAAGCCAACATCTGACATCAATAAAATTGTAGTCGCTCTATTATAATGCACCCTTAACATATATTgccataaaaatgaaatgatttggtaaacaaaacaaaaatgcagtTTACAAAAACAGGATTTAAAGATCGCACTGTCTATAAAGTTGTTATACACTTAGtgtattatataacaaaaaagatgcgctttgattgtcaatgaggcaactcttcacaagagttcaaatgacacagacattatcaGTTCAGAGgcgcccccccccctttttagaAAAGAAATGGTTGGTTATTATAGGGAATTACTAAAGTGATACGGGGTCGGGCctcctcttaggcagtcagtggacCACCACTTATGAAcatttctagatccgccactgcagTTATAGGTCACCTTACTGCCTTCTACAATATAgcaaacccataccgcatagtcagctataaaaggccccgaaatgacaactAACGAGAAAATCAAcggcctaattaatgtacaaaaaatgaacgtaaaacaaacatgtaacacagCAAACAcacgaaaaccactgaattacacgttcctcacttgggacaggcacatacatagagACACCACagtgttaattgttttgtttgtttatttttcagcaTTATTAGGATCCGTTTTTCACCAGAATCCAGAAATAGCATTTTCTAATTATCTGATGTTCCAAGCTATGGGACTAGCAATAGCGTATATATACAACATCTACCTCTGTGAAGAAATGAAATTATACATTCTTGGAGTAACTGTCATCATTTCCTTGATATTTCTATGTATTATTGAATTTAGAGTTCGAAGGAGGAAACGAGAGGAGAAATAATCAGAGTATAATAGTTTGTGAATCTGTAGTGTAATGGCATCCATGTTACTGTCGCGCTTTGTTGTTGTGACGataaaaatgttgtaaataaatgataaaaatcacaCGAGACTTGGTCTAAATAGTCAGAAGCTTCGTGTCATTAAGAGGTAAATCTGTTAAGGGATTCTCATTGGTAAATATTACCTTATTGCGTGTGAAGTAAAGGCTTACCTAACATCTGATTGAAAATCATATTTGGGTGCATCTATATATGTGAGCGTATCCGTGAGTGAGGCTGGGAAAATCAATGATAGtaggtaaaaaaaatgacagttgATGTGTCGAATTGATATTTGAATGACGCAATGTCAAACGTAAAAGTAATTCAAATAATAGAGTTTTGTTCTGTCTTTATTATTCAATTGTGTTTGCATcagatataaatattattttaactttcgAATTCATAATTAACTTGTAAGTCTATTTTATATCAGTTCCTGAGTTACAAGACTCAGATGTAAACATGCGACGAATTCCTAATTATTATGCCAACGCCAATCACGGTGCAGTGAAGTTCTGATGACAAAACGGTCTGCTTCTAAAGTCAATTTCCAAAaggggaaaataaaaaaagacttaaTACGATTAATACTTTTGACGTTTTCGGGAAGGgatttttataaacattctCGTCGGTACAGGTCCACTAGCTTGGTTTGTTTTAGTCTTGTAAGGTGTTTTGAAAACAGGTATACATGTCGGAAAAGTTAATCGTTGCCAGATTTATTTGTGTGGGGTATCATaaataagacagcaaccaaatTTACACGAAGACCAACACTCGGGGTTACTGCaattgataaatgtatatacaatatttcaagctctaagtaaaaaaaaaaaattggataattttacatttttagacTTTCAAACATATGCAATCATCACAAAACCTTATGAGGTAACTATCTACCAGATGTTAGCATGCATATATATGTCACCCTTCGacatttaacaatgaaaaatacTCCTACTGCATTGAAAGCAATAAAAGGATCCgacatgacaaatgtaaaaaaaaaaaaaatcaaaccacAATACTATATCGGCCTTTGCTCTATTCTACATTTTTTCAACCAATTACAACTTATATGCAGAGCAATATTTTGAATGGATGAAAAACAACAGTATGTCATCATTtaagtacaaaacaattataaacgAAAAGCAAATATAATACACAGcaaaaaaacaataaccaaTGAAATTCAGGCTCGTGATTTTGATACAGACACACGGCGAAATTTTCGGGGTTAACCATGTTTACGGGTGCACAACCCacctctaacctgggacagtgcgCAACATACATCAACAAAAGCGCTGTtcctttccttttttttgtttttgctgtGTATGTACTGGTGTTGTGTCCTGGATGGATACCCCATATCCTTTCTTTTCTATTATGTAAGAACTAGCAGCAAAAATTATGATCAGTAGAATAAGGATTGATACACAgctaaaacaattaaatagaaGATCAATATAAAGACAGGAAATGACGACCAGAGAGTCGCACATGTATTTACTTTACTTCATAAAATGCTAATGTGTCTACACTTTTCAGGACCGACTTTTAACCGATTTTCTCTCTAGACATTTTCCCGCAGGAACTATAATTTACACTTACCATATACACTACTGGAACCATCTTCAGTAGAATATATGGACAATTAGTGCCGTTACAATAAAGATTCATTGGACTCTAAAACGTTTGtaagggagcaaccatttaacgTCAAAGAGGGGGGTATGGATTGTTGTCGAAGTCAGAATTTCCTTTTCGCGcacagaacatttttttttttatcttttcgaCGCtatcaaatcttcttttttttttaattcaacacTATAAGGTATGAGGTAAATCTGGATtcagaatacatttttttgccaca from Mytilus trossulus isolate FHL-02 chromosome 8, PNRI_Mtr1.1.1.hap1, whole genome shotgun sequence includes the following:
- the LOC134680968 gene encoding protein unc-93 homolog A-like, with the protein product MEVVHEKQNSHKEDVREQKRKLLFNFVTICFIWLFIFTAYSGLQNLEAAVNAETGLYSLAAVTSGGVISCLVAPTVISYIGSKGALIVACICQCIFVAANYYPKPYILITGGAIVGLSSGLLWTAQSCYVTMIALDYHKITGESLEAILSRFFGIFFMAFQSTQVWGNLISSAVFQLGGASTEQTNNTFCGAQYCPSEQTISNENETSESVVRPDQHLEVTLISIYLGITFIGLLLTVFVLKPIKSSMSDKYSTLKERLAANLKLLFTDLNMAMIIPFALYTGMEQVMMFAQFTTSFVACKLGIEWIGYTMICFGVCDTVGSLLVGIIAKYTGRLVLFFFSGFLNLGVLIFLRVWSLSGEVPFELFFVIPAVWGLADAVWQAQSDALLGSVFHQNPEIAFSNYLMFQAMGLAIAYIYNIYLCEEMKLYILGVTVIISLIFLCIIEFRVRRRKREEK